A genomic region of Caenorhabditis elegans chromosome V contains the following coding sequences:
- the irld-11 gene encoding Receptor L-domain domain-containing protein (Confirmed by transcript evidence) — MLPVWIITGFLVYPSYQQNNSTDNSTSTDDFDYSRCPTGCIFDGSILYSDSIKNFPKKCSTVCAPDALYIGYETDLTEKQLTSTFKNLKHLIGSLYMFRSKFKSASFLSGLETIECDNIGFFKISLNDKMTEIGMPNLTNVSCRVEITANVKLLKLNLPLMKPMYSLTANYTRIDVDIENNSENFCITIQEMSNLQSNKDIVFGLNGISGKYCPASKSDVALGTLCNIENSTLSEINSTCVNLVGDLIIDESNEEHVQKLNSVESIFGSLTIDNTNLTSIDFLSKLKNIVSLKENHLAIRVEYNSELTNVSFPEIQRVESRVYVPIVFNNNSQELLMSPSFCNDIRNNLSGNKSWVVKFDNKVCDDIEEVSDVEKYARTTDIPTLMLILYCFYRIFT; from the exons ATGCTCCCAGTTTGGATAATAACAGGTTTTCTAGTTTATCCAAGTTATCAGCAAAATAATTCCACTGATAATTCCACTTCTACCGATGACTTTGACTATTCAAGATgtc ctactGGGTGCATATTCGACGGAAGTATATTGTATTCTGATAGCATCaagaatttcccaaaaaaatgttcaactgtTTGCGCTCCTGATGCATTATACATTGGTTATGAAACAGATCTTACTGAAAAACAGCTGACATCCACATTCAAAAACCTAAAGCATTTGATAGGATCTCTGTATATGTTTCGTTCAAAGTTCAAGTCTGCCAGTTTTCTGAGTGGTCTTGAAACTATTGAGTGCG ATAACATTGGGTTTTTCAAGATCTCCCTGAATGATAAAATGACGGAAATTGGAATGCCGAATTTGACAAATGTTTCGTGTCGGGTTGAGATCACAGCTAATGTTAAACTGTTGAAACTAAACTTACCATTAATGAAA ccaatgtATTCGCTGACTGCAAACTACACTCGGATAGATGTAGACATCGAAAacaattcagaaaacttttgcaTAACAATTCAAGAAATGTCTAATCTCCAGAGTAACAAAGATATCGTTTTTGGATTAAATgggatttctggaaaatactGTCCAGCTTCAAAATCCGATGTTGCGTTGGGCACTTTGTGCAATATAGAAAACTCCACATTATCCGAGATTAATTCCACGTGTGTAAACCTGGTTGGAGATTTGATCATTGATGAATCAAATGAGGAACATGTTCAGAAGTTGAACAGCgttgaatcaatttttggaagtctTACTATTGACAATACAAACCTAACGAGCATTGATTTTTTAagcaagttaaaaaatattgttagtTTAAAAG aaaatcatctTGCTATCCGAGTTGAATACAACTCCGAACTAACTAATGTATCGTTTCCGGAAATTCAAAGAGTCGAATCTCGAGTATATGTCccaattgttttcaataataatagTCAGGAGCTTTTGATGAGCCCAAGTTTTTGCAATGACATCAGAAATAATTTGAGCGGAAACAAGTCATGGGTTGTGAAATTTGACAACAAAGTTTGTG ACGATATCGAGGAAGTCTCTGATGTCGAAAAATATGCACGAACGACGGATATACCAACTCTGATGTTAATTCTTTACTGTTTTTATCGCATTTTCACATAA
- the K04F1.8 gene encoding DUF3885 domain-containing protein (Confirmed by transcript evidence) encodes MKIKELDTFVDDTISRIPPIESISPHYYEAYAEEDGDGFLDMYYELFITILHNCSDDGKNRFLKVDIGSIPIRHGWIHRTLDIELTNVGIVTTDLIRRKFYSYKYHKKTNKYI; translated from the exons ATGAAGATTAAGGAATTGGACACCTTTGT CGACGACACAATTTCCCGAATTCCACCAATTGAGTCAATTTCTCCTCACTACTATGAAGCATATGCCGAAGAAGATGGAGACGGATTCCTGGAT atGTATTACGAACTTTTCATTACAATCCTGCACAATTGTTCGGACGATGGCAagaatagatttttaaaagttgatattGGATCAATTCCAATTAGACATGG gtGGATTCATAGAACATTGGATATTGAATTAACCAACGTGGGAATCGTAACTACAGATCTGATCCGGAGGAAATTTTACTCATATAagtatcacaaaaaaactaacaagtACATATAA
- the irld-40 gene encoding Receptor L-domain domain-containing protein (Confirmed by transcript evidence): MSKVFYFFILTSVSNGNIDSTNPICSFTQEFITSESLKQFPKECETVFGNIQIDENCDVSEKQLTSAFKNMKVLYGNLNVYRTNFTSGKFLEGLEEIECDKDGFFSWERNEYMIEIGMKNLTRCCCQFNVNENKKLISMNLPNLKNFSSMDASQMKQIEMLVYDNSPEGCIDIEELSHFIANDNLFMSVLPANFCAHTTDAINGEKTCVFESFNITNMEPDCVRIVGQVRIDSGDEEHVHKLNLLKFIYGTLNIENTNLTTVDFLNELEYIVTLESVVVSITVRNNLQLSNFSLPKLKGVRSSDTLQQGYVQRWISFYDNHESLKKWLVNNSICNPYMDILNETVLYRAEIDKKSCDKTRDIIVNEEVHLEKNVEEWSGKFAILTFLTIPFLFKI; encoded by the exons ATGTCTAAagttttctacttttttataTTAACTTCTGTTTCCAATGGCAACATAGATTCAACTAACCCAATATGCAGTTTTACTCAAGAGTTTATCACTTCTGAATCACTGAAACAGTTTCCAAAAGAATGCGAGACggtttttggaaacattcaAATTGACGAAAACTGTGATGTTTCCGAAAAACAACTGACTTCtgcattcaaaaatatgaaggTGTTGTATGGGAACTTAAATGTCTATAGAACAAACTTCACTTCAGGAAAGTTTCTAGAAGGTCTTGAAGAAATTGAATGCG ataaagaTGGTTTCTTCAGCTGGGAAAGAAACGAGTATATGattgaaattggaatgaaGAATTTGACAAGATGCTGCTGTCAATTCAATGTGAATGAAAACAAGAAACTGATTAGTatgaatttgccgaatttaaaG aacttcTCATCAATGGATGCCTCTCAAATGAAACAAATAGAGATGCTCGTCTACGACAATTCTCCAGAAGGTTGCATTGATATTGAAGAATTGTCACATTTTATTGCCAATGACAACTTGTTCATGAGCGTTCTCCCAGCCAACTTCTGTGCACACACAACAGATGCCATTAACGGAGAAAAGACTTgcgtttttgaaagtttcaatattACAAATATGGAACCCGACTGCGTTCGAATTGTTGGGCAAGTGAGAATAGATAGTGGAGATGAAGAGCATGTTCATAagttaaatttattgaaatttatctATGGAACTTTGAATATTGAGAATACGAACCTGACGACCGTGGACTTTTTGAATGAGCTGGAGTACATTGTGACACTTGAAT CGGTTGTTGTTTCAATAACTGTCAGAAACAATCTACAATTATCAAACTTCTCGTTGCCAAAACTAAAG ggtGTCCGCTCATCTGATACTTTACAACAAGGGTATGTACAACGGTGGATCAGTTTCTATGACAACCATGAGTCCCTGAAAAAGTGGCTTGTCAATAATTCGATTTGTAATCCTTACATGGATATTCTCAACGAAACAGTCTTGTACAGAGcggaaattgataaaaagtcGTGTG acaaaacgCGTGATATTATTGTCAATGAAGAAGTACATCTGGAGAAGAACGTGGAGGAATGGTCaggaaaatttgcaattttaacttttttaaccataccttttttgtttaaaatttga
- the srw-91 gene encoding G-protein coupled receptors family 1 profile domain-containing protein (Partially confirmed by transcript evidence), producing the protein MLSINITQNLFPSFHNDERLLIFYSFIAKLSRISIHVEFWLSIFGGILTIFHFLVLTRKAMKSTSIISLMISVAICDFLSMIVSISSKDMILNFYGSDCTPPNSFLTFQIFWVLMSIRDGVVRCSTWLTVLMALIRFLVSKYASEVRYQKMSMFIFGFKSSAFSVFISSLMSSCFYLCIKFVEIGTWTPANCCTNIPLDSQFPLYEQRVSDLFSLYDGAPVQIFQFINGIFSKLIPCIILPLLTTLLVVELKRTEKSRISSSVLYKNNTEKTTNLVIIMTFSIFLASLPTGIATVFQVIYSDLGFLFIYINVDAICDTLLLWNASTNCFICFLMSSQYRNTAKKLLKIKVHVNNNHLIGTPLRRTTT; encoded by the exons ATGCTTTCTATAAACATTACACAAAACTTATTTCCCAGTTTTCACAATGACGAACGGTTATTAATATTCTATTCTTTTATAGc aaaactctcAAGAATTAGTATCCATGTCGAATTTTGGTTATCTATTTTTGGAGGAATTCtaacaatatttcattttttagtaCTTACGAGAAAGGCGATGAAATCAACCTCAATAATATCACTGATGATTAGTGTCGCTATCtgtgattttttatcaatGATTGTATCAATAAGCTCGAAAGATatgattttgaacttttatggGTCAGACTG CACACCGCCAAACTCCTTTCTAACGTTTCAAATCTTTTGGGTCTTAATGTCCATCCGTGATGGTGTGGTGAGATGCTCAACTTGGCTTACAGTCCTGATGGCACTTATTCggtttttggtttcaaaatatGCGTCTGAAGTtcgatatcaaaaaatgtcaatgtTCATCTTCGGATTCAAGTCTTCTGCGTTTAGTGTTTTTATCAGTTCACTGATGTCTTCTTGTTTTTATCTTTGTATaaaatttgtcgaaattgGAACTTGGACTCCTGCAAATTG CTGCACAAATATTCCACTAGACTCTCAATTTCCACTCTACGAACAACGGGTTTCGGATTTGTTCTCTCTTTATGATGGCGCACctgttcagatttttcaatttataaatgGAATATTTTCGAAG TTGATTCCATGTATCATATTGCCTCTTCTAACTACTCTACTAGTCGTGGAGTTGAAGCGAACCGAGAAGAGTAGAATATCTTCGAGTGTGCTTTACAAGAACAA CActgaaaaaactacaaatttagTAATTATCATgacattttctattttcttggCCTCACTGCCAACCGGTATTGCCACAGTTTTTCAGGTCATCTATAGCGATTTGGGATTTTT ATTTATTTATATCAATGTGGATGCAATCTGTGATACTCTACTGCTTTGGAATGCTTCTACAAATTGTTTCATATGCTTTTTAATGTCTTCCCAGTACCGTAATactgccaaaaaattgttgaag ATAAAAGTTCACGTTAACAATAACCATTTAATTGGCACACCATTACGAAGGACTacaacttaa
- the irld-42 gene encoding Receptor L-domain domain-containing protein (Confirmed by transcript evidence) yields the protein MLQIFCHQVLIFFNIISLTATQADISEFFDSHCESRCNFLEEHLNSKTKASFPTGCSTVCANLLIDDSTDISQDKMTLLFKNIKVLYGSLHVYRTNYTSGRFLAGLKVIECDSNGVFMWDENQNMIEIGMTSLTTCFCNFDVNYNSNMKWMNLPNLRNFSSINSNSTQRQIEMVIYSMPSNFCISIQEISNFIQNSNLYMGDLPKTFCPITSDFISGEKVCQFGIDATTLRNMTSNCVRVSGNITIEAGDEEFVYKLKSMKYLFGSLKIFNVNLTQVDFLSSLEYVVTLDNKPAIEMLSNHFVLNFTLPSIKRVRSTIQEWLYFALIEDELEAFIFKQPNVCSPFTDIYGRTVLYSTQIAGVHCEDKVPNVPSRNFPTSGRDNSAFSLHGCFQTIIFMIFVHFIC from the exons AtgctgcaaattttttgccaccaagtattgattttctttaatATTATATCTTTGACAGCAACCCAAGCTGATATctccgaatttttcgattcaCACTGCG AAAGCCGGTGCAATTTTCTGGAAGAGCATTTGAACTCTAAAACTAAAGCATCATTCCCAACAGGTTGCAGCACAGTTTGCGCCAACTTACTTATAGATGATAGCACAGACATTTCTCAAGATAAAATGACTttgttattcaaaaatataaaagtccTCTATGGGTCTCTGCATGTGTACCGCACAAATTATACAAGTGGAAGGTTTCTTGCCGGATTGAAAGTTATAGAATGTG ATTCCAATGGAGTTTTTATGTGGGATGAGAACCAAAATATGATAGAAATTGGTATGACCAGTTTAACTACgtgtttttgcaattttgatgTGAATTACAACAGTAACATGAAATGGATGAACTTACCGAACTTAAGG AACTTTTCTTCAATAAACTCTAATTCTACCCAAAGACAAATTGAAATGGTAATATACAGTATGCCTTCTAACTTTTGCATTTCCATACAAGAAATATCAAACTTCATTCAAAACTCGAACCTTTACATGGGagatttgccaaaaacattttgcccAATCACATCCGACTTTATATCTGGAGAAAAGGTGTGCCAATTCGGCATAGACGCCACAACTTTAAGAAATATGACATCGAATTGTGTTCGAGTTTCTGGGAATATTACGATAGAAGCTGGTGATGAAGAGTTTGTATACAAGTTGAAGTCGATGAAGTATTTATTTGGAagtttaaagatttttaatgttaactTAACTCAAGTTGACTTTCTCAGCAGTTTAGAATACGTGGTTACATTGGACA ATAAGCCAGCCATAGAAATGTTGTCGaatcattttgttttgaacttTACTCTACCAAGTATAAAG CGAGTGCGCTCAACAATTCAAGAATGGTTATATTTTGCACTAATTGAAGACGAATTGGAagcatttattttcaaacaaccTAATGTGTGCAGTCCTTTTACTGATATCTACGGTAGAACTGTCCTATACAGTACTCAAATTGCTGGAGTTCATTGTG AAGATAAGGTGCCAAATGTTCCAAGCAGAAATTTTCCAACCAGTGGCAGGGACAATTCTGCTTTCTCACTACATGgatgttttcaaacaattattttcatgatttttgtgcatttcatttgttaa
- the K04F1.9 gene encoding Colanic acid biosynthesis protein (Confirmed by transcript evidence), translating into MIVTHNCTSNGKNKILTVSLGQYPVKDGDISSERNIFVNNAGIDTGDVIA; encoded by the exons ATGATTGTCACACACAATTGTACATCGAAcggcaaaaacaaaattcttacAGTTAGCCTTGGGCAATATCCTGTAAAAGATGG AGACATCTCGTCcgaaagaaatatttttgtgaacaATGCCGGGATCGATACAGGTGATGTTATTGCCTGA
- the K04F1.8 gene encoding TransThyretin-Related family domain (Confirmed by transcript evidence): protein MEFFKTFLILLCCFLSVQTLLTKFLFRGRLLCNKSSLRYQMKIKELDTFVDDTISRIPPIESISPHYYEAYAEEDGDGFLDMYYELFITILHNCSDDGKNRFLKVDIGSIPIRHGWIHRTLDIELTNVGIVTTDLIRRKFYSYKYHKKTNKYI from the exons atggaatttttcaagacTTTCCTGATATTGCTTTGCTGTTTTTTGAGCGTACAAACTCTTTTGACAAAGTTCCTTTTTAGAGGAAGACTGCTTTGCAACAAGTCTAGCCTCAGGTATCAAATGAAGATTAAGGAATTGGACACCTTTGT CGACGACACAATTTCCCGAATTCCACCAATTGAGTCAATTTCTCCTCACTACTATGAAGCATATGCCGAAGAAGATGGAGACGGATTCCTGGAT atGTATTACGAACTTTTCATTACAATCCTGCACAATTGTTCGGACGATGGCAagaatagatttttaaaagttgatattGGATCAATTCCAATTAGACATGG gtGGATTCATAGAACATTGGATATTGAATTAACCAACGTGGGAATCGTAACTACAGATCTGATCCGGAGGAAATTTTACTCATATAagtatcacaaaaaaactaacaagtACATATAA
- the irld-11 gene encoding Receptor L-domain domain-containing protein (Confirmed by transcript evidence) — MLPVWIITGFLVYPSYQQNNSTDNSTSTDDFDYSRCPTGCIFDGSILYSDSIKNFPKKCSTVCAPDALYIGYETDLTEKQLTSTFKNLKHLIGSLYMFRSKFKSASFLSGLETIECDNIGFFKISLNDKMTEIGMPNLTNVSCRVEITANVKLLKLNLPLMKPMYSLTANYTRIDVDIENNSENFCITIQEMSNLQSNKDIVFGLNGISGKYCPASKSDVALGTLCNIENSTLSEINSTCVNLVGDLIIDESNEEHVQKLNSVESIFGSLTIDNTNLTSIDFLSKLKNIVSLKENHLAIRVEYNSELTNVSFPEIQRVESRVYVPIVFNNNSQELLMSPSFCNDIRNNLSGNKSWVVKFDNKVCAYQKNGICTHN, encoded by the exons ATGCTCCCAGTTTGGATAATAACAGGTTTTCTAGTTTATCCAAGTTATCAGCAAAATAATTCCACTGATAATTCCACTTCTACCGATGACTTTGACTATTCAAGATgtc ctactGGGTGCATATTCGACGGAAGTATATTGTATTCTGATAGCATCaagaatttcccaaaaaaatgttcaactgtTTGCGCTCCTGATGCATTATACATTGGTTATGAAACAGATCTTACTGAAAAACAGCTGACATCCACATTCAAAAACCTAAAGCATTTGATAGGATCTCTGTATATGTTTCGTTCAAAGTTCAAGTCTGCCAGTTTTCTGAGTGGTCTTGAAACTATTGAGTGCG ATAACATTGGGTTTTTCAAGATCTCCCTGAATGATAAAATGACGGAAATTGGAATGCCGAATTTGACAAATGTTTCGTGTCGGGTTGAGATCACAGCTAATGTTAAACTGTTGAAACTAAACTTACCATTAATGAAA ccaatgtATTCGCTGACTGCAAACTACACTCGGATAGATGTAGACATCGAAAacaattcagaaaacttttgcaTAACAATTCAAGAAATGTCTAATCTCCAGAGTAACAAAGATATCGTTTTTGGATTAAATgggatttctggaaaatactGTCCAGCTTCAAAATCCGATGTTGCGTTGGGCACTTTGTGCAATATAGAAAACTCCACATTATCCGAGATTAATTCCACGTGTGTAAACCTGGTTGGAGATTTGATCATTGATGAATCAAATGAGGAACATGTTCAGAAGTTGAACAGCgttgaatcaatttttggaagtctTACTATTGACAATACAAACCTAACGAGCATTGATTTTTTAagcaagttaaaaaatattgttagtTTAAAAG aaaatcatctTGCTATCCGAGTTGAATACAACTCCGAACTAACTAATGTATCGTTTCCGGAAATTCAAAGAGTCGAATCTCGAGTATATGTCccaattgttttcaataataatagTCAGGAGCTTTTGATGAGCCCAAGTTTTTGCAATGACATCAGAAATAATTTGAGCGGAAACAAGTCATGGGTTGTGAAATTTGACAACAAAGTTTGTG cttatcaaaaaaatggaatttgcaCCCacaattag
- the K04F1.9 gene encoding TransThyretin-Related family domain (Confirmed by transcript evidence) has translation MTSWTFNFSTFAFLLILPITEGTTKFEFHGQLFCEKDNFNYQITIYEDDIYIDDKISHLPSVLSSSPHLYSATAIDNWDGFWNNFYDLYMIVTHNCTSNGKNKILTVSLGQYPVKDGDISSERNIFVNNAGIDTGDVIA, from the exons ATGACATCTTGgaccttcaatttttcaactttcgcATTTTTACTAATTCTACCTATTACGGAAGGAACTACTAAATTCGAATTCCATGGGCAATTATTCTGCGAAAAAGATAATTTCAATTATCAAATAACTATTTACGAAGATGACATCTACAT tgaCGATAAAATCTCTCACCTACCATCCGTTTTGTCTTCATCACCACACTTATATTCAGCCACTGCAATTGACAATTGGGATGGTTTTTGGAAT aatttttacgACCTCTACATGATTGTCACACACAATTGTACATCGAAcggcaaaaacaaaattcttacAGTTAGCCTTGGGCAATATCCTGTAAAAGATGG AGACATCTCGTCcgaaagaaatatttttgtgaacaATGCCGGGATCGATACAGGTGATGTTATTGCCTGA
- the srw-98 gene encoding G-protein coupled receptors family 1 profile domain-containing protein (Partially confirmed by transcript evidence) codes for METTTSIYDHASSLFPNSDSKMALYQLMLTLEKFARPSLKLQYYLSFFGIVLTILHFIILTRRTMMISSIISIMIGIALCDFVAMIATIVSSGMFFDEEGTDCTPPVSLILYQIFWIFVVVRDFVRRSSTWLGVFMALVRLMMIKFGAGLRFQKCSKPAFGFAVIFWCFVFSSMLSSFYYFRYNIIEKGSWGPKDYCTGIPLTTSATIHTQELSQLFTMNDEFFGKSYMFVNGIVSKIIPCILLPFLTVLLIVELQKAEQLRKISSMTKRISSEKTTGLVIFMTVSFFVLELPIGISLIFQVSYTDFGYLYLATYINHVCNSIFIINATSHGVLCFFMSTQYRLTVAQILKIKNNQVTTVHSVQM; via the exons ATGGAAACCACTACATCCATTTACGACCATGCTTCTAGTTTATTTCCAAATTCTGACAGCAAAATGGCACTTTATCAATTGATGTTGACACTGGAAAAGTTTGCCCGACCTAGTCTCAAATTACAATATTATTTGTCCTTTTTTGGTATTGTTTTAACAATTCTTCACTTTATTATACTGACTCGTAGAACCATGATGATTTCCTCGATAATATCAATTATGATAGGAATTGCTCTATGTGATTTTGTCGCCATGATAGCTACAATTGTGTCGTCGGGCATGTTTTTCGATGAAGAAGGAACTGATTG cACTCCCCCTGTGTCACTTATTCTATACCAAATCTTCTGGATATTCGTAGTTGTCAGGGATTTCGTACGCCGATCTTCCACATGGCTTGGTGTTTTTATGGCGCTTGTCAGGCTTATGATGATCAAATTTGGAGCCGGtctgagatttcaaaaatgttcgaaaccCGCATTTGGATTTGCTGTTATTTTTTGGTGCTTTGTCTTTAGTTCAATGCTTTCTTCGTTTTACTATTTTCGATataatattattgaaaaagggTCATGGGGCCCAAAAGATTA ctGTACAGGCATCCCCTTAACTACTAGTGCTACAATTCACACTCAGGAACTATCTCAATTATTTACAATGAATGacgaattttttgggaaatcatATATGTTTGTGAATGGAATTGTTTCAAAGATAATTCCTTGCATCCTTCTGCCTTTTCTAACAGTTTTGCTGATTGTGGAACTTCAGAAGGCAGAGCAATTAcggaaaatttccagcatGACAAAGAGAATTAG ctcaGAAAAAACCACTGGCCTTGTTATCTTTATGACTGTCTCATTTTTTGTCCTGGAACTTCCCATTGGAATTTCACTAATCTTTCAAGTGTCCTATACCGATTTTGGGTATTTATATCTGGCCACTTATATCAATCACGTTTGTAATTCGATTTTCATAATTAATGCGACAAGCCATGGAGTCTTGTGTTTTTTCATGTCGACGCAGTATAGACTGACGGtggctcaaattttgaaaataaag AACAACCAAGTCACGACAGTTCACAGTGTACAAATGTAA
- the srw-98 gene encoding G-protein coupled receptors family 1 profile domain-containing protein (Confirmed by transcript evidence) — MALVRLMMIKFGAGLRFQKCSKPAFGFAVIFWCFVFSSMLSSFYYFRYNIIEKGSWGPKDYCTGIPLTTSATIHTQELSQLFTMNDEFFGKSYMFVNGIVSKIIPCILLPFLTVLLIVELQKAEQLRKISSMTKRISSEKTTGLVIFMTVSFFVLELPIGISLIFQVSYTDFGYLYLATYINHVCNSIFIINATSHGVLCFFMSTQYRLTVAQILKIKNNQVTTVHSVQM; from the exons ATGGCGCTTGTCAGGCTTATGATGATCAAATTTGGAGCCGGtctgagatttcaaaaatgttcgaaaccCGCATTTGGATTTGCTGTTATTTTTTGGTGCTTTGTCTTTAGTTCAATGCTTTCTTCGTTTTACTATTTTCGATataatattattgaaaaagggTCATGGGGCCCAAAAGATTA ctGTACAGGCATCCCCTTAACTACTAGTGCTACAATTCACACTCAGGAACTATCTCAATTATTTACAATGAATGacgaattttttgggaaatcatATATGTTTGTGAATGGAATTGTTTCAAAGATAATTCCTTGCATCCTTCTGCCTTTTCTAACAGTTTTGCTGATTGTGGAACTTCAGAAGGCAGAGCAATTAcggaaaatttccagcatGACAAAGAGAATTAG ctcaGAAAAAACCACTGGCCTTGTTATCTTTATGACTGTCTCATTTTTTGTCCTGGAACTTCCCATTGGAATTTCACTAATCTTTCAAGTGTCCTATACCGATTTTGGGTATTTATATCTGGCCACTTATATCAATCACGTTTGTAATTCGATTTTCATAATTAATGCGACAAGCCATGGAGTCTTGTGTTTTTTCATGTCGACGCAGTATAGACTGACGGtggctcaaattttgaaaataaag AACAACCAAGTCACGACAGTTCACAGTGTACAAATGTAA